A portion of the Algimonas porphyrae genome contains these proteins:
- a CDS encoding tRNA (cytidine(34)-2'-O)-methyltransferase has translation MRIVLHQPEIAANLGNVMRSCACFDTPLTVIEPLGFPLATRDVRRAAMDYGRSVDLTRHADWPTYRAASMGRRILFTTKGAVQLDQFAFRPDDDLIFGSESRGVPDSVHDDCQGRVVIPIAARSLNLSNAVAIALFEALRQTGRLP, from the coding sequence ATGCGAATCGTGCTCCATCAACCCGAAATCGCCGCCAATCTCGGCAATGTCATGCGCAGCTGTGCCTGCTTCGACACGCCTCTCACTGTGATCGAACCGCTCGGCTTTCCGCTTGCAACTCGGGATGTGCGCCGCGCGGCGATGGATTATGGCCGCAGCGTCGATCTGACCCGCCATGCCGACTGGCCTACATATCGGGCCGCATCCATGGGGCGGCGTATTCTCTTCACGACGAAAGGCGCGGTACAACTCGATCAGTTTGCTTTCCGGCCAGACGATGATCTGATTTTCGGCAGCGAGAGCCGCGGCGTACCGGACAGCGTTCATGACGATTGTCAGGGGCGCGTCGTGATTCCCATTGCCGCGCGGTCGCTGAACCTGTCCAATGCCGTCGCGATCGCCCTGTTCGAAGCCTTGCGTCAGACAGGCCGTTTGCCCTAG
- the petA gene encoding ubiquinol-cytochrome c reductase iron-sulfur subunit yields MAETGLIHPDDIVKDEGKRDFIFLAAGAAGAVGAASIVWPLLAQMGKAADTLALASIEIDISKIAEGEQLRVLWRGAPVFVRHRTAAEIAEAESVDMGALPDPATDASRLIPGPDGALKPQYLVQVGVCTHFGCVPVGEAGDYDGWYCPCHGSHYDTSGRIRKGPAPRNLDIPPYEYLSDTVIKVG; encoded by the coding sequence ATGGCCGAGACTGGCTTGATCCACCCTGACGATATCGTCAAAGACGAAGGCAAGCGTGATTTCATCTTCCTCGCCGCCGGTGCCGCCGGTGCCGTAGGGGCCGCATCCATCGTCTGGCCCTTGCTGGCCCAGATGGGCAAAGCAGCCGACACGCTGGCCTTGGCTTCGATCGAAATCGATATTTCCAAAATCGCCGAGGGCGAACAGCTGCGCGTATTGTGGCGTGGGGCGCCCGTCTTCGTGCGTCACCGGACGGCGGCCGAGATCGCTGAAGCGGAAAGCGTCGATATGGGCGCTCTGCCCGATCCTGCGACAGACGCATCCCGTCTGATCCCAGGCCCGGACGGTGCGCTGAAGCCGCAATATCTGGTTCAAGTCGGGGTCTGCACCCATTTTGGGTGCGTTCCCGTTGGCGAAGCGGGTGACTATGATGGCTGGTACTGCCCTTGTCATGGCAGTCACTACGACACGTCGGGCCGGATCCGCAAAGGACCTGCGCCCCGGAACCTCGATATTCCCCCTTATGAGTACCTCTCCGACACCGTCATCAAGGTCGGTTAG
- a CDS encoding cytochrome b: MSGHSTYEPKGSIARWMDQRLPVVRMGADFMAMPTPRNLNYWWTFGGILTLCLVIQIVTGVILGMHYVAHVDHAFDSVQRIRRDVPYGWLMQSTHAVGASMFFLAVYMHMFRGLYYGSYKAPREILWIIGCLIYLVMMATAFLGYTLPWGQMSFWGATVITGFFGAVPIVGEGLQQWLLGGYAVENATLNRFYSLHYLLPFIIAALVGLHVWALHVTGSNNPIGVSEKVKTDTLPFHPYFTVKDMFAIVVFLMIFGFFLFYLPDALGHADNYIPADPLNTPAHIVPEWYFLPFYAILRAVPDKLAGILLMLGAILVLFVLPWLDTSRVRSMRFRPLARPFFFLFLFFCFVLGWCGAGVPDDYAIKIGDGGLTFYRLGQISTLYYFAYFLIILPILGLIEDPKERPASITQSILSETSKPQPETALAPAE; the protein is encoded by the coding sequence ATGAGCGGACATTCCACCTACGAACCCAAGGGCTCCATAGCGCGCTGGATGGACCAGCGCCTGCCGGTCGTGCGCATGGGTGCGGATTTCATGGCGATGCCGACGCCGCGCAACCTGAATTACTGGTGGACCTTTGGCGGTATCCTGACCCTGTGTCTGGTGATCCAGATCGTCACTGGCGTGATCCTGGGGATGCACTACGTCGCCCATGTCGATCACGCCTTCGATTCGGTTCAGCGGATCCGCCGCGACGTTCCTTATGGCTGGTTGATGCAAAGCACACATGCGGTCGGTGCTTCCATGTTCTTCCTTGCCGTCTACATGCATATGTTCCGCGGCCTGTATTACGGATCCTACAAGGCCCCGCGCGAAATTCTCTGGATCATTGGCTGCCTGATCTATCTTGTCATGATGGCGACTGCATTCCTGGGCTATACGCTGCCATGGGGTCAGATGTCCTTCTGGGGCGCGACAGTGATAACCGGCTTTTTCGGCGCTGTGCCGATTGTCGGTGAAGGCCTCCAGCAATGGCTGCTCGGCGGTTACGCCGTCGAAAACGCGACCCTGAACCGCTTTTACAGCCTGCACTACCTGCTGCCCTTCATCATCGCCGCACTGGTCGGTCTGCATGTCTGGGCCCTGCATGTGACCGGGTCGAACAATCCGATCGGGGTGTCGGAGAAGGTCAAGACGGATACGCTGCCTTTCCACCCCTATTTCACGGTCAAGGACATGTTCGCCATCGTGGTGTTCCTGATGATCTTCGGATTCTTCTTGTTCTACCTGCCGGATGCGCTTGGCCATGCGGATAACTATATCCCGGCGGATCCGCTCAATACGCCTGCACACATCGTGCCGGAATGGTACTTCCTACCTTTCTACGCGATCCTACGGGCCGTGCCGGACAAGTTGGCCGGTATCCTGCTGATGCTCGGCGCCATTCTAGTGCTGTTCGTCCTGCCATGGCTCGACACGTCGCGCGTGCGGTCCATGCGGTTCCGTCCGCTGGCACGCCCCTTCTTCTTCTTGTTCCTGTTCTTCTGCTTCGTTCTGGGCTGGTGCGGGGCAGGCGTCCCGGACGATTATGCGATTAAGATCGGTGATGGCGGGCTGACCTTCTACCGGCTGGGGCAGATCAGTACGCTCTACTACTTCGCCTACTTCCTCATCATTCTGCCGATCCTCGGCCTGATCGAGGACCCCAAGGAGCGCCCGGCATCGATTACGCAGTCGATTCTGAGCGAAACATCCAAACCGCAACCCGAGACGGCCCTCGCGCCTGCCGAATAG
- a CDS encoding cytochrome c1, with protein MAFKTVRNLIIVGGVAVATATGIALAAGGSGPADGYKMVHKHWHWSGFNGTYDQEAMQRGFQIYEQVCRSCHNLDHLAFRHLGDEGGPFYDYKYPNPNDNPLVKNIAAQYEVTDLDPEDGSEVTRAAVPADMFPSVYTNAIEARSVNNGALPPDLSLIVKARNDGANYLYNLMLAYDHPQPEGLSLSPGQYYNPVKEGSKIAMAPQLQPQVGLFEYQSDTEGQNPPEATIEQMAADLTEFLAWSADPKLAARKSAGLMSMVYLLILAVLLWLSYKRLWRRLKPSED; from the coding sequence ATGGCATTCAAGACTGTCAGAAATCTGATCATTGTGGGCGGCGTCGCTGTCGCCACGGCGACCGGTATCGCGCTGGCTGCCGGAGGGAGCGGCCCTGCAGACGGCTACAAGATGGTGCACAAGCACTGGCACTGGAGCGGCTTTAACGGCACTTACGATCAGGAAGCCATGCAACGCGGTTTTCAGATCTATGAGCAGGTCTGCCGGTCCTGTCACAATCTCGATCATCTCGCTTTCCGTCATCTCGGTGATGAGGGTGGGCCCTTCTATGATTACAAATATCCGAACCCTAATGACAATCCGCTCGTCAAGAATATTGCCGCACAATATGAGGTGACGGATCTGGATCCGGAAGACGGGTCCGAAGTGACACGTGCGGCTGTTCCAGCCGACATGTTCCCGAGCGTCTATACCAATGCGATCGAAGCCCGCTCGGTCAATAACGGAGCGCTGCCACCGGATCTGTCGCTGATCGTCAAAGCACGGAATGACGGGGCTAACTATCTCTATAATCTGATGCTCGCCTATGATCATCCACAGCCTGAAGGTCTATCCCTGTCACCGGGTCAGTATTACAACCCGGTCAAGGAAGGCTCCAAGATCGCCATGGCTCCGCAATTGCAGCCGCAGGTCGGCCTGTTCGAATATCAGAGCGACACGGAAGGGCAGAACCCGCCCGAAGCCACGATCGAGCAGATGGCGGCGGACCTGACGGAATTTCTGGCCTGGTCAGCGGATCCCAAACTGGCCGCGCGGAAGTCGGCCGGTCTGATGTCGATGGTCTACCTCCTGATATTGGCCGTGCTGTTATGGTTGTCCTATAAGCGCTTGTGGCGGCGACTGAAGCCGTCAGAGGACTAG
- a CDS encoding sensor histidine kinase, whose product MGSTKLTGMLAIIVASLTAIVAAVALYTSVQTASAEREARAALSDATAYRQSLGALQDAVLDAETGQRGYLLTGDRNYLQPYQRAFELLENNAGQGWSHPALQEDPDGELRQLVELKLTEMQETVRLFDAGSPEAALRMVQTDRGREAMADIRRIIAKRQSDVGLMVDRAIERTREYSRRASVVSMLLAILLGLSAITGAFALYLWLRTRQAETQAEEAVDSAERIEIIAHELDHRMKNMFTVTQSMLRQSARGRGDDVAVYAEQAVARIQAMSHAYSATRELDDARSLPNSTIIEQVVRAQLLDTHRFDIEGEDRQIRENAVSPLALILHELTTNALKYGAWKAVDTDDGVSRVKISWRISEDDRYEMLWDEQHERSGQSAPDAPGYGSKLIRACAAQLGGTVHHDWHENGVRIRLIADRARLGLMPITPG is encoded by the coding sequence ATGGGTTCGACGAAATTGACGGGTATGCTTGCGATTATCGTCGCCAGCCTGACAGCCATTGTCGCCGCCGTTGCACTCTATACATCGGTACAGACCGCGAGCGCAGAACGTGAGGCACGGGCTGCGCTGAGCGATGCCACGGCCTATCGCCAATCGCTCGGGGCTCTTCAGGATGCCGTGCTCGATGCCGAAACGGGGCAGCGAGGCTATCTCCTGACGGGCGACCGCAACTATCTGCAGCCATACCAGCGTGCGTTTGAACTTCTGGAAAACAATGCCGGGCAGGGATGGTCGCATCCGGCCCTGCAGGAAGACCCGGACGGAGAACTGCGCCAGCTGGTCGAATTGAAACTGACCGAGATGCAGGAAACGGTACGCCTGTTCGATGCGGGGAGCCCCGAAGCGGCTTTGCGCATGGTGCAGACGGATCGCGGCCGCGAAGCCATGGCGGATATCCGGCGCATTATCGCCAAACGTCAATCCGATGTCGGGCTGATGGTTGACAGGGCGATCGAGCGCACCCGGGAATACAGCCGGCGGGCCAGTGTCGTGTCGATGTTGCTGGCTATTCTGCTGGGACTATCTGCGATTACGGGTGCCTTCGCGCTTTATCTGTGGCTCCGCACCCGACAGGCTGAAACGCAAGCCGAGGAGGCTGTCGACAGTGCAGAGCGGATCGAAATTATCGCGCATGAGCTCGATCACCGGATGAAGAACATGTTTACCGTGACACAGAGCATGTTGCGGCAGAGCGCGCGAGGTCGGGGCGACGATGTCGCGGTCTATGCCGAGCAGGCGGTGGCACGGATACAGGCCATGTCGCACGCCTATTCCGCCACGCGTGAGCTCGACGATGCCCGCTCACTGCCCAATTCGACGATCATCGAACAGGTGGTTCGGGCGCAACTGCTGGACACGCATCGGTTCGACATCGAAGGCGAAGATCGGCAGATCCGTGAAAATGCCGTGTCGCCACTCGCCCTGATCCTTCATGAACTGACGACCAACGCACTGAAATATGGCGCCTGGAAAGCCGTCGATACGGATGACGGCGTCTCCCGGGTCAAGATCAGCTGGCGCATCAGCGAGGATGACCGGTATGAAATGCTGTGGGATGAACAGCATGAGCGCTCGGGTCAGTCCGCTCCGGATGCACCGGGCTACGGATCGAAACTGATCCGGGCCTGTGCCGCGCAGCTGGGCGGAACCGTCCATCATGACTGGCACGAAAACGGTGTTCGCATCCGGTTGATCGCGGACCGGGCGCGTCTCGGTCTCATGCCGATCACGCCCGGCTAG